ACATTTTGTATTAATCATTTAAGTGATGTTTTCTTTGgtttaattttatttgtacTTCATTTTATACCTAGCATATTTCTAAGGATGATAATGTAGAGAAGGAAATAGATCTATTTTTTGGAAACGAAAATTTTAAGAACGAGAATGgaattatgataattaaGGAAAGTATATTGGGAGTAGATGGTTTGATGAGATTAAGAGAATATTTGAATGATTATGGATTTCGCATATTGGAAGAAAAGTTGGTTAGTATGAGGAAGgatgaaataaaaagtatatatgatatgaatggtataaattatttaaatgatcATTCAAGATTGCAAGAAAATATaggtaataataatttgatAGAGGAAAGTAAGTTTATAATTATACTATTGTCACGTATTAATTGTCACACATGTTTGCATTACTTAAAATATTTggatattattaataaatgtgaaaataagaaatggaataatgttaaattttcatttgCTATAAATAATTGTGATAAAGACAAATTTTGCATTGAAAAAAAGAGTGAAGACgttatatatgtgtatgaTGTAAAAAAGGTGAATgaattaataaagaaatattttatttttgaaaGATATAATGATAAGATTACAATTGATATGATaaagaattttttattttgtaaaaatgttacaaataaaatatataaagatgaagggaatataaaattaagCAATGTGCTTATGGAAGGTTTAAGCAAAATATGTGAAAAGAAGCCTATGAATAATTCAGCTGTTTTTTGGTTATGTAAATGGATTAAACAAagagaaaaagaaattaaaaatgatattaaGATAGAAGAGGAATTAAAAAGGAA
This region of Plasmodium reichenowi strain SY57 chromosome Unknown, whole genome shotgun sequence genomic DNA includes:
- a CDS encoding nucleoside diphosphate kinase, putative, which translates into the protein HISKDDNVEKEIDLFFGNENFKNENGIMIIKESILGVDGLMRLREYLNDYGFRILEEKLVSMRKDEIKSIYDMNGINYLNDHSRLQENIGNNNLIEESKFIIILLSRINCHTCLHYLKYLDIINKCENKKWNNVKFSFAINNCDKDKFCIEKKSEDVIYVYDVKKVNELIKKYFIFERYNDKITIDMIKNFLFCKNVTNKIYKDEGNIKLSNVLMEGLSKICEKKPMNNSAVFWLCKWIKQREKEIKNDIKIEEELKRKEDILNLEKKKKKGMNRSDTIEVNNFNKSLKLCDDDKLLNVYKNKEIIIIPDIKEDNVDFLDEKDNYVERAKSEIIKYFEKLNYVHLNFDELCTKEEKKNSLLGKKIEYTKRKYKQLTADLIKRILKENLERNKLYYKFILTGFSNIIDTSYLSKDDIIQCSFCLIIKREEE